A stretch of DNA from Megalops cyprinoides isolate fMegCyp1 chromosome 17, fMegCyp1.pri, whole genome shotgun sequence:
TAAATGTCACTCCAGTTTAAAGTCATGGTCTAACAACATATCAGACAGAATAACAAGCCAATTAGCTAGAGGTATTCAAGCTTAAATAAACCAATGAAAGGGAGGTACATAGGTAGCATCTTCCCATATACTACAATGGAAAGATTAAATGACCAATTGCACTATTGTACATGTAGACCTAAAACATGTCCCTGGGATTACAATACCAATTCATGGGCTATTGTTATTATCAATCAACCACTGAGTGCTTGCTCCTGATTGCTAtccattaaaaattcaaaactaCTTCAAAAAGGTTAACTATTAGCATAGCATGGTATAAGCAAAGAAGTGTGGGTCATTCCTTCATTTTACATCAATGTGCACCAGATGATTTAGGTATAAATCACTGTCATCTAAGAGTGACAGCAAAACCTTGCAGTTATGTCTgcaaaaagtaatttatttccAATATCATCAACTCAGGAATTCACACACCAAGTATTTTCTGTCAGTCAAGAAAGGAGTGATACATTTTCTTCCCTTTGGAATGTATCATCCATGGAACAGAGATGAGGAAGTTAGGGCCACCAAACCTAGGTGCACGTACAACAACCTACATTACTACATTTCCCTGTTCTATGCTAGACTGGGGTGCACATCAGACCCCCATTATTTGTAAGAGAGCACAGATTGGTGAAAAGCTTTGTGACCCAAGGAACAGAGAGTGAAGCCGGGAACAGATAGTACTGCCCtgcatgcatgttttgaaaGCATGAATGCCACATCCACCAATAGTAAGAGTCCCCTGTGTATGAAGGGTTGTGGTTGTTGAGGGCCACAGCGTGGAATCCTGAGTGGCTGTTGTTGTACGGTGTTAACAGTGAGGAGTCGGGAGAGTATAGGTAGCATGAGGACATAATGGGTAAAAAACTAGCCTTGTAACCAGATGGTTGCATGGACCGTGTGGGTCTTTGCTGTtttatccttgagcaaggtacttaacctgcactgatccagtaaatatccagccgtataaatcGCAAATATCTCATATCTAAGCGGTATAAGTTGTGCTGGAAAGGGGCATTGGTGGAGCCAAGGTAATACAaggtaataataaaaactgagGAATGAGAGGTGAGCTGCTGCCTTGCATGTTGGTTCTGAGTGGAGCAGAAATGCCTCTTCCATTCCaaacctgtgtctgtgtcctaatttcctctgtcttttcttGGCCGTCTTCCATTCCCTTAGCACACTTTCCAGATTCATGCCTGCCCGATTTTTTTTGTACCCAAAGCCTAAGGGGGGGTTGCCTGCCGAAgtatcccagaatcctccacACTCCTGGACTTTTCACACGATGGCTAAAGtgccccccgcccacccccacccccgctccaAAAGGCAGCAGCAGCTTATTTCTCTAAATGAATGGCTTACTCTAAAAAGGTCCAAGCATTCCACTGGGAGCCACTTCTCAGACCCACTCTTTTCCTTAGAGTCAGCTGGGCGCTCTCACGTAGATCCCCTCCACTCTCACTCAACAAagtcttgttttaaaaatgcccaCAATGTGCTCGATGGAGTTCAACAACTCCTGTGTCAAGTCGCATTGGGATGGCTACAAAAACAAACTATTTGTGAAGAACGGGCACCACAAAGACCAGGTTGTTGAAACATAGCAACATATTTCAGATGCTAAATCTAGATGATTGCAAAGTCAAATTGTCAGGAAATGTCAAATACTAAGATACTCATTAATTATTAGCAAACATTACCATTAAAACTACaatttttgtaaacattttgttACAAGTATAGTTGTTGAGCATTTTATGCATATCTAAACCACTGTATGCTTaggaaaatgcaacaaaatgtcAATTAGTTTAGTAAGACTATGACatgctgaatttttatttttattacttttagtTCTTATCATGCATTAGAAGAAGTTGGTCACTTACAGTGGGTCACAATGGTCACAATGCAGCTCAACATTAAGTTAAATGGAACGGTTGGTCATATCCAGTTTGGCAGTCATGCTGGTATTCCatagatgaataaattaatgatgAGACTTTACAGTAAAAACTACAACTGCCACTTATATTTCAACGATGTCAAAATTTGCAGATAGGGTGTTTTCACTTTAGAAACTTATGTACAAGTCATGTTGATATCAGCATAAAGCTTATCATTTCATAACCTAGTGTGTGCATTCATGACTTGGTCGACTGTCCCCCAATGTGATTTGATCACTTGCAAGTCCAGTCCTGCCGAGATGGGTTTGTGGGGAAAGTGAACTCATACCCTGCGCAACAGCCGCGGGAGGTCTGCTTGTTCAGCGCAATGGGTATCTTTCGGGTGGGGTGAATAGGTTTGTTTACAGAGCAGAGACACCTCTTTGCCCCAGCTTGGATGCCAAACCCACCAGTCGCGCGCTCTGTTCAGCAGCGCACGTCTGCAAAGGGAACCGGGCGCGTGCAAAACGTGGAGCCAAGACTTCTTCCTGAACCGTGCTGATCATGAGCTCTGTAAAGTCAATATGGATTAAGCTGCAGGCACAGCAAATTTGTAATGATAAAGACAAATCTACACACAAATCTTTGATACGCCCTTATATtctctgaaattaaatgttttaatgttttgccTGTGATAAcggaaataaaaacaactctAAAATAAAGGaatactttaaatatatttaaagaagATAGAGCTATTTAACTTGAaccattttatgtttatatagATTAATGTTCAACGTAGTTCAACGGCATCAATAACCCGTGCGTTAAATTGTAGCAATGTAGCTTTGCTCTTTTAAACGATGTGACACATGACTCCATGTTTTCCCTCTCATTCCTTGAATAGAAATATAGCTGCAATGAGgtaatgtgtttcagtgttgctCCACATAGGAGGCGGTTGGCGCTGAGGCTCTCTCCACGTTTTGCACGATCCTGGATCCAGAGTTTTCTCTGCTCCGATTCAAGGTTTGGCTCGCTCCGCCCCCGAATGATTGCATATCAGTACTGGCCCAGAGCGCGATgagcacttttttatttttgggttgaGGTCGAACGTGTATCAGCCTGTTGTTCTGTGTGACCAGCGCTCAATAATTTAGACAAGATTGGACACAGTAACTGGAATCAACACCTTTACTTATATTGTGCTGACAACGGTGCGACGTGGTCAGGAGATTCAGCCGAGGAGGTAAAGATATTGTAATTTaagttgtgtgcatgtgttacaTGAAAGCTACTAAAGGagttttgattcatttataAGTCAGTCACCACAGTGATATTGAAAaccaaaggagagagagaaaatgcatgATTTTGCTTCATAGTTCATTAGCTCCGTGGTAAAGGATTAGTCTTTGGCTCTAGCAGTTTTTTCGGTGCACGTAGAAAGCTTGATTTAAACATGTTGATAGAGCATTGCACTCGAGGGGTAAACTGCAAAGTATACTTTGCAACAATTGTTTTCCAAATTATTACTGTGCAGTTTTGGTACTGTGGGTCTGTGCTGTAGAGTTGGATCTAGCGCCCATGCAAACTattgaaatgttgttttattcatgtgttgTAGATAGGGGAATGGCAGACCGCATGATGGCTATGAACCATGGACGATTCCCCGAGGCTGTAAATGGTCTACACCATCACCACCCTGCGCGTAGGATGGGGATGGGTCAGTTTTCAAGTCCACATcaccatcagcagcagcagcagcagcagcagcagcatggttATAACGGGTTAATGGGAGAGCACTTGCACTACGGAGGTGGGAATGTGAACTCAAACCACGGAATCAGGCATTCTATGGGGTCTGGGAATGTAAGCGGGGGACACCCGAGCGGTAACATGCCTCCTGCCGTGCGGTACAATTCTCAGTACGTGGGACCCTCAGTCAGTAGTCAAGGACAGCTCGCGGCCAGTATGCAGTTGCAGAAGCTGAATACACAGTATTACAACCACCACGCGCATCCATCTCACCATCATTATATGCCCGATTTGCATCCCGCGAGCCATCAGATAAACGGACCGGGACAACAGTTCAGAGACTGCAACCCAAAACATAGCACATCCAGTTTGCCTCCACCGGCACATCATGTGCCTGCAGCAATACTGCCCCCCAACGTCATCGACACGGATTTTATTGACGAGGAGGTCTTGATGTCTTTAGTTGTTGAGATGGGACTGGACCGCATAAAGGAGCTACCGGAACTGTGGCTGGGACAGAACGAATTTGATTTCATGACAGATTTCGTTTGCAAGCAGCAGCCAAGCCGAGTGAGTTGTTAATCTCACGAAGTGgacttattttacatttgttcgAGAGGACTACTAAAACATTCCTgcgttttgttttaattttacacaTATATCAGATGGAATCGGTCAGCAAAAGCGTTCACGACAAGGATCGAACTGTCGTGtgtttataataatttattccACTTAATTTCGACGTACCGACTGCAGTCCATTTGTGACGCGGAGGATGATGTGTTTAGCTTTTTGGGTTGTGCGGCCATCGCAAAGAACTTCTTATCGGAAGGATACATGTTATCCAAGTCTATGCTATGCATTAcgaattaatttaaaaaacttgtaatattaagaaaataaacagggaaGGCCTAGAAACAACTTGTGTTCTTTTCAAATGGAAAGGAAACGTTCAATTGCTGTGCTagctaaaatatttattttcctgcatCATTTAAACGTTGAATTAGAGATGTTAAGTAatataaaattcaaaaaaaCGCATCATTCTAAATTATGTAAGTGGATGCTTGTAGGCAAGTACTGTGTAATTGTTCCAGacaataatatactgtacaatttAGTGGCCATATATTTACCAGATATCTGTGCTGTTAAATGATTTGTCTGATTACCAAGGAAGAAAACTGCTAGgtgggtgttgttttttttcctccctctgaaATATGTTGTCTGTAATCACAGATGCCCTTGCTTAGAAGGTGTCTCAGAATGACTTCCATTGAGTGCTTATTGCTTAAATTTAAGAAATCCTAGAGGTCACTGAAACCTCAGGATATTTACAAACCCCTTTTTGCTCTTTTCATGCTAAATACTATGCCTCTAGGCAGGCAAGAATAATGTAAGGAAAATGATACTTAATAATAATTCTACATATTCTacacctccccccaacccctgtATGTATAGACAATGAATGGTATGGAATGTTGGCAGGGCTGAGATCATTTCCCAGGACTTTTCTTCCTCATTGGTTTTCAGAATTTACACCACTGTGCTTATTTAGTTTATGCGATATATGGCAATACTACTGTGTTGAAGCTTTCTAGGAAAGGTTGACagtatttttgtacattttttagaagaaaatgttaatttattatattttaatttgcaaacataaataaaggctgctgaaatgcattattGAAGTGTTCATCCAATAGTCCTTGGTTTGTATCTCCTCACTGtggttttgaaatatgtttcaaGGTGATAAGAGTGTACGGCTTGGGAATTGAGCTTATAACCAGGAGGTTGTGGGGTCAACTCCCTATTGTGCCATGATTTGATGTCCCCTTGAGTAACAGACctaaattgtttcagtaaaaacCAACATGTATAAATGAGTACGTAAAAAGGTTATCTAAGCAACCTTGTGTAAATAAGGGTGTCTttgaagcaaataaataatgtaatgtaacatattgtTACTCTAAGCAGAAAGTTAAAAAGTCTCCTTGATCAAATAGGCGTTTTGTATTAGCTTATTCTAGAAAGCCATGAAACCTGATTTGCAATGTGCTGCACCACAGCTCTTATAGAGTGGTCCCATTTAATGATCAAAAGCCAGCTGCAACATTGTTCACTGTAGGTTTAGGATACCACCGTTTTGGTTCTGATATTTtcacaacattaaaatgcatagcCCCAACCCTACTCAATGTGCAAACAGTCATATTATGATGTGTCTAGTATTCTATTTTAATGTGCCTTATAGCCTTCATGTACCACACATTCCAAGCAAGTTTAGGCTAACCAGTGTAAACTTCTTACCTGTGAAATAGTTTCAGGTAAAGAAAAGCAACGACTTAGAATGAATCATAAAATACTGATACATTTTTAGCAATGATGTTACTTTAAAGAGTGCCTCTGcaaaatatttaccaaagcTTACTTGAAGGAGCTTTAATAATGCTCTCTTGTTGGTTTCAGTCCAGAAAGAAATCCTTCTACTAGTGGGCCTCTCAAGAGGAACTCCTATGCAGCAATGTAGCACTGTGTCATAACATTTTCAAGGTCTGAAGACATTTCACAACCATATTGAGAAACCTTACTCAGACTGTCTGACCTAACGTCCAGCATGAGCATTTTAACAGCTTTTCTTTTAATCTGACAGCTGCAAAATTCATGTCAATTAAAGTATAATGTGCCTTGTAAATCACGTAATTTGTTACACTTCACTTGCTCTAAAACTAAAGTGATTTTGCATGCCCTGGCAGTATGGTTTACGGCATTTTTGCATAATTGATAGAGAACTCGAAAAGTACATTTAAGTGTTAAAAGGCCACCCTGGAATCTTCTCATTGAAATGATCAGATGTGTTCCTTATAGTTATCACTTATAACATGTATATCTAATGAGAGCCTTAAATATTGTTTAATAAGTTTTTGAAACTAAACCCAGAAGTTTggaataaaaagcaaacataaagTAAATGGCCCACGGAAACTTTGAAGAGGTATTGGAAATGTTTGGTATGGCCAAACAACCACTACCGCTGGCCTTTATTCTGAGATGTTACAAACCTAGGTGTCTCTAAATGCTAACAGAGCAGAAGGTGCAGAATATTTTTCCACTtcataaacaacaataatgctAATTGATTGGACACATCACAGTTGGGTTTACAGGAAATTTGGAACCAGTTCTTTGTAGAAATGCCAAATGCACAGCCCCGTTGATTACAACAGAGAGGTGTATATGGAATAATGTTGTTTAAGTAGTTTAAgtttaaaatttcacattaattCATGATTACAGTTGTTGTGGTTTTGATCTCAGCTCCATGGTGGTGCTTTAGGATACAGAGACATGTAAGTGGTTAGTGTTTGACATTCCAGGATCTGTGAGGGAATATTACTCATGTTAGAAACAATCAAGTAGTCTAAACTTGCAAAGGTAAAAAGATGTGAGAATCCACTGGAATTGTGTTGCCAACCAAAGGCCATCTTTAATACTGTATTATGGGACCAGATGGATTTCTTGCTGACCTAGATTGTATCTTGctataacagttttttttatgtgaaatatatgattttaatattatttaatggAATTTTACACAATTAATAGCTGTATTTAATGGGCTTGCATAGACATGCAGTCCTTGCGCAGTcctttaattcattattaaatgtCAACTTGGTTGAACTCAACTTCCAATTGAGGAAAATATAGGAATTTGAACAAAGTAaagaaaatattgtaaatcgaggatattacattacatcataagTAGCTGAGTTTCTTTGTGACAATGATTTTAGTAGTTATGACTACATTCCTCAGGATTATGAGATTCTAAATGTATGCTGCATGACGGGAAAGATTATAATGGGAGACAATGATATCTTTTCGAGTGAATAATACATCTGATATtatacataaaaacatgcacaaaaaggAGGTGTACATGTAAATCAGAATTCAAACACTAGCCTAATAATGTCCTTAGAATATTATCACATTACAGGTAAATGAATGGGACCATATTACCTGCTTTTGGCTGGGAAAGTTGAAATAGATCACCATAGGGCTGCAGTGATCGTGAAAAAAGGGCCTTGCAGTAATAgcttcagggttttttttttacatatcaaGGCTTTCTTAGACAAGTGCAAGCGCTTCCCGTGACATCAGCAGTTGATGGGATCTAAACTGACTTTAGAAATGCAACTTTAGAAATTAAAATTAGACAGTATGATGAAGCACTTCAAGAACAGAATTTGAATCCTGAAGGTTGCCAGTTCTAATCTCATATGGGAGAGTGCTGTAATGTTCTTGAGCAAGGggcttaacctgaactgctgaagtaaatatccagctgaataaatggggAGTATGTATAATGTGAGCTATGTATGCTGCCCTGAATAAATGGGGACTGttgaggaaataaataatgtaatgcaatgtgaattTCTATATCCATTACTGAAAGGTAGTTTAAAGACTTTAAAACACAGCCTACATCAATAaatcaaagaaatgaataaaatactgCAAGAGGAGCTTTTCACAGTATATGGAAAGTTGTTCAAATTAACCCACTGGGAtaggcaactgactgtccttGAGGCCTCTTCTCAAAATCAATATGCTTCCATAAAAGAGAAAAGACTCAATATCcaggaataaattaaaatgaacacacttAATAATGTGATTGGAAAAGGGAGGTACGATGTGTCCGGGGGCTTGACGAGACAGCagtaattgtaattattactGAATTAGGTATTAGCCTTGAcaccataaaacaaaaagaaacatcaaaTGCTCCTCCACAGAACGGAGTTGTGCCACCCCCCAGGTTATATTAGATTCATTCTCAAACACATAATTTTAGTCTCTTGGCTCTCAATTAAGTTAAAAATCCAAATTATTGCGTGAGTAGAGTATATTAATAGCACAGCTGTGCTAACAATTACATCTTTTATTCTACCTCACATTCAAACAGGAGTTTATGTAGCCATCAGGGGAGTTCACATGAGGTTTTACCTGCATCAGGTTGTACACCAGTGTTTCAGCTGGTGATTTCTAAAACACACAATAGACACAGGTGCACTGACAATCAGAGTACGTAAAGCATCTGTAGCTTCAGTCTCATAGCAGCAGCTCACAGCAATGATCCACACATCACTGAGTAATTCACAGGTCATTACagacaccaaaaaaacaaaaacaaatggaatctcagtaaatgaatgtttcttgtgttttgcCCTCAACAAAAACCCTGGATTGTTGCTGGAGAGCCATCTCCTGTGACTAATTCCAATGCTATGCCAGCAATTGGCTGTAACCCCACACATTAAACTTAATTCCATCAGCACAGTGTGAACGCACACTGTCTCGCAATGCAGCATCATCCACTGTTACCGCACATACTTTCCTGGGGATATGACAAATTCAACATTTTCTAATAGTAATACCGATATTAGAATTTCTAGTTCTAATATTGTagactccttatatggctatttgcttgtgttgtgctctgcctcacttgtaagtcgctttggataaaagtgtctgccaaatgaataaatgtaaatttaaatgtgaaaataagctGCTAACCTTACAAGTCTGCCCTTATCAAACCATGGTGAGTATCCACAGTAACCATGACAAGCAAATCTACATAAAAACACCATACTGTGTGGTGCACaagtgtgtacatgcgtgtgttAAAGGtacacactgcaaacaaaaatTAGTCAAGAACCAGAATATGTTTCAGGCAGTCCACAAAACTGCTCATTGGGTTGTATGCCATTAACGGTGTGACAGGCATGTAAATGAACTTAGCTGGAGCAGCTTGTCTGTAAAGACAGATTGTAAGACGTAAAATGTTATGAGTGCCACTCCCACATATGAACTGATGCCAGGGTCTATTGGTCTGTGCTCAGTGAAACCACTTCAGCACCCATGAAAGAGGCACAATGTGAGGAATTACAGCAGTAATATGACATCATAaatgatttgtgaaatgttaatgtcaatatttcattaatggcagtgagattttttttttatttatttgcaccaTGGAAAtgtgtcttatttatttacttaatcaACACAGTGGTGATTGTCCCATCCAGACAAAGCCTCACCAAAATGCTGTTCagcaaacatttacagaaaattattatgtgaatatgtgtgggATGCAAATAGACTGTATTTGTTGTAAGGCCTAAAATGGCACCTGAAATATGTTTAGACATTGTCAGACAAACTGGGTTTTTCCAGTGTACACAGTGTTCTAGGCCCTCTTCCCTTTGTGTCTATTTTTACCGCATTGGtcacaacacagacagagtgTGTTTTATCAGAACGAAAGCACCTGTGGTGACTCAGTCTTGGGGAAGGCGCTCTCAACTTTTCACAGAGTTCAACATAACCCAACCTTAAGTCATGAGCTGGACTTTGCAAACTGAAAGAGGCATATCAACAGAGGGTTTTTCCTACAATCAATACATAGTCATGTGCTACATTAGTTGCAAATGAAACTTGAATAACAACTCAGCATCCAGGGCTTTTAACCCGTTTGCTAAAATTCTTTAATGAGTGATTATAGTTCAGTTTAAATTCAGTGGATTATGGAAATCACACACAGTAATATGGTAATGAATAGCTATTAGTTGGACTAAGCCATGTCACTAAAttgatattttctttaaattaaaatggcCAAAATTGCATAACAGGAGCTTTTTACAGAGCcaattaaatataatatgttAATAATTACACTCTGTATAAATAATCTGGAACATATCATTTAAGATAATTTCATAAAGCACTGTTTATATCTAAGATCAGAATTGCACAAACAAATAACCACTCATTAATCGCAGTGATTTTTGATTATATACTTTGTATGTCAAGATGGAGGGATAGATGGGAAccacatcagtttttttttttctggtgaagGTGAAGTTGAAGGAGTTGCCCAGGATGATCATCTCTGGCTTGTTAATTAGATGTACAGTTGTCTTACATGACATATTCAACACATGAACATAAAgctttatgttttaaaaaattgtggTCCAGTTTCCCTTCAGGACaatgagtaaataaaataatcacacaTTCTGAGGCACTGTAATGACATCAGAGCCAATAAATAAAGCTGACAGGCGTGCGGGGCAAATGGAAAGCAATATCTGGCACTGAGAAGAGAGAAGGTGGTAATCCAGCCAATGGCCCCCAGAGATTATGAAACCGACCAGCACAGATCTAACCATCTCAGCGATGGCAGTCCTGGCTGCGTGTGAGCGCGCCGGCAACGGGGACAAACGGAATTAAAGCAGGAACGGAGGGTTAGGCGCTGTCACAGGTACCGTCACAGAGGAATAACAACATGAAGGGGCGCGCAGAGCGTCTGCCATAGCGCCTCTGCTCAGCTGCGGCTCTGACGGCTGATTCATTCAGAGCCAGTGCGCTGCCTTCTGCCTGAACACCCCAGAGGTCTAAAGCACGTCATTCAAAAAACATAAGTCGGAGAGATACAATGTCAAGGCAGTCAGCGAAGTGTATCTTGTGTGCTCGAAAGaaaccaccccctc
This window harbors:
- the cited2 gene encoding cbp/p300-interacting transactivator 2; the protein is MADRMMAMNHGRFPEAVNGLHHHHPARRMGMGQFSSPHHHQQQQQQQQQHGYNGLMGEHLHYGGGNVNSNHGIRHSMGSGNVSGGHPSGNMPPAVRYNSQYVGPSVSSQGQLAASMQLQKLNTQYYNHHAHPSHHHYMPDLHPASHQINGPGQQFRDCNPKHSTSSLPPPAHHVPAAILPPNVIDTDFIDEEVLMSLVVEMGLDRIKELPELWLGQNEFDFMTDFVCKQQPSRVSC